A single Lactuca sativa cultivar Salinas chromosome 8, Lsat_Salinas_v11, whole genome shotgun sequence DNA region contains:
- the LOC111912526 gene encoding uncharacterized protein LOC111912526: MAATPFSLSSSIDHHHHHHHHSLRAHRTLRHQPPHSKTHIINPIFTHPSPKIFPKSTHLILTCSSHSSSSPTLQENPLPTGKFLSNHDLEKLKFLENFKIFHKLPSGSMLLIRVMQEQEMDMTVELLAESFAESMVLPKAYVKLLGFLVKQYLVERRALMPHAVTLIAFHRRDTDEEKGEIEDIQLAGTVEVSFDKLGANLSPPSPTPPKNAPYICNMTVKKSLRRQGIGWHLLKASEELISQMSLVREVYLHCRMIDSAPFHMYSKAGYTIFKTDSILILLTLQRRKHLMCKQLPPPSNIVSETNMSYDDDKNLAQMDA; this comes from the exons ATGGCCGCAACACCATTCTCTCTTTCTTCCTCCAttgaccaccaccaccaccaccaccaccacagccTCCGAGCCCATCGCACTCTCCGCCACCAGCCACCGCATTCCAAAACCCATATCATAAACCCCATCTTCACACACCCTTCCCCCAAGATCTTCCCCAAATCCACACATCTCATTCTCACTTGCTCCTCTCACTCATCATCATCTCCAACTCTCCAAGAAAACCCACTTCCGACCGGAAAGTTCCTCTCAAACCATGATCTCGAAAAGCTAAAATTCCtcgaaaatttcaaaattttccacaAATTGCCATCTGGGTCGATGCTCTTAATCCGTGTGATGCAAGAACAAGAAATGGACATGACTGTTGAGTTACTTGCCGAATCCTTCGCAGAATCCATGGTGTTACCCAAGGCTTATGTCAAATTATTGGGTTTTTTAGTGAAACAGTATTTGGTTGAGAGGAGAGCTTTGATGCCTCATGCTGTGACTTTGATTGCGTTTCATCGAAGAGATACCGATGAAGAAAAGGGCGAAATTGAAGATATTCAATTAGCAGGGACTGTTGAAGTAAGTTTTGATAAATTGGGGGCTAATCTTTCACCTCCATCTCCCACCCCTCCAAAGAATGCACCATATATCTGTAACATGACAGTCAAGAAATCCCTAAGAAG ACAGGGCATTGGTTGGCATCTTTTGAAGGCAAGTGAAGAACTGATTTCTCAAATGAGTTTAGTGAGAGAGGTTTACTTACACTGTAGAATGATCGATTCAGCTCCATTTCACATGTATTCAAAAGCAGGATACACAATCTTCAAAACTGATAGCATTTTGATCCTTTTAACATTACAAAGACGTAAGCATTTAATGTGTAAACAACTTCCTCCACCCTCCAACATCGTTTCAGAGACAAATATGTCATATGATGATGACAAAAATCTTGCGCAAATGGATGCTTAG
- the LOC111912525 gene encoding probable serine/threonine-protein kinase PBL28, whose product MPFGLVSAWNKRRRSKSDDHLDPWVYRPVEYWKLENEQKIQNPPQKKHHGSSVFTLKEMEEATCSFSEEHLVGKGGFGKVYKGKLQSGEVVAIKKMELPPFKAAEGEREFRVEVDILSRLDHPNLVSLIGYCADGKHRFLVYEYMHKGNLQDHLNGIGEKKMDWAVRLKVAIGAARGLAYLHSSSAVGIPVVHRDFKSTNILLGDDYEAKISDFGLAKLMPEGQETHVTARVLGTFGYFDPEYTSTGKLTLQSDVYAFGVVLLELLTGRRAVDLNQGPNDQNLVLQVRHILNDKKRLRKVIDPEMSRSSYTIESVAMFANLASRCVRVDSYERPSMETCVKELQIIIYTNSKGLGMAMHAFRML is encoded by the exons ATGCCATTTGGGTTGGTTTCGGCTTGGAATAAGAGAAGAAGAAGCAAGTCAGATGATCATCTTGATCCAT GGGTTTATAGACCTGTGGAGTATTGGAAActtgaaaatgaacaaaagattCAAAACCCACCTCAGAAAAAGCACCATGGATCTTCGGTTTTTACATTGAAGGAAATGGAAGAGGCGACTTGTTCTTTTAGTGAAGAACATTTAGTGGGAAAAGGAGGATTTGGAAAAGTTTACAAAGGAAAGTTGCAGTCTGGTGAG GTGGTTGCGATCAAGAAAATGGAGTTACCACCATTTAAAGCAGCAGAAGGGGAACGTGAATTTCGGGTTGAAGTTGATATTTTAAGCAGATTAGATCACCCAAATCTTGTATCATTGATAGGATATTGTGCAGATGGGAAACACAGGTTtcttgtttatgaatacatgcaCAAAGGAAACTTACAAGATCACTTAAAtg GAATTGGGGAAAAGAAGATGGATTGGGCTGTGAGACTTAAAGTGGCAATTGGAGCAGCAAGAGGACTTGCTTATTTGCATTCAAGTTCTGCTGTTGGAATTCCTGTTGTACATAGAGATTTCAAATCAACCAACATTCTTCTTGGTGATGATTATGAAGCAAAG ATATCAGATTTCGGTCTGGCTAAACTAATGCCCGAGGGTCAAGAAACTCACGTGACAGCAAGGGTTCTTGGTACATTTGGCTATTTTGACCCCGAGTATACATCG ACTGGAAAACTCACTTTACAAAGTGATGTTTATGCATTTGGAGTCGTTTTGCTTGAACTTTTGACTGGGCGTAGAGCTGTTGACCTCAACCAAGGACCCAATGATCAAAATCTTGTACTCCAG GTTAGGCATATATTGAATGACAAAAAGAGATTGAGAAAGGTGATAGATCCAGAAATGAGTAGAAGCTCATACACAATCGAGTCGGTAGCCATGTTCGCAAATTTAGCATCAAGATGTGTACGTGTTGATAGTTATGAAAGGCCATCAATGGAAACATGCGTGAAAGAACTCCAAATTATCATATACACAAACTCCAAAGGCTTGGGCATGGCCATGCATGCATTTAGAATGTTATAA